Part of the Bacteroidales bacterium genome, TCTCTTTAGACTTCATAAACTTTTTGCTTAGTCCCCAGAAAATTTATGTGACCCAGAATTATTTTGCCATTTGTATTTTTCTGCATTTATATATGAGAAGGCCGATGTAAGTGCCTGCGATTCTTTTAGCGTAGATGTATTAGTAACATTAATGTTTTTAATTATTTTACCATTGAATGAATATACTTTTCCATTTTTTGTATGTACAATTAGTGTTGTTCCAAAAATTTCCGCATTTTCATAAGTCTGGATAAATCGGTAATGTAGGTCGCCGAGTTTATCTTCCTGAACATTTGAAAATGAAAAGCCCATTTCCGGTGATAAGCCAATGACTTTAAAAATCCAGCTTTGCCAATTATTAAAATTTATTTCGGAGCCTTGCCTGAATTTTATATATACCGGAACATCCCTGCCTTTTTCATATGCTACACAGGCTGCTCCTGTAATTTTTTTTGTGGCTTCACTCGAAAAATAAATCTGTGCATTACTATAATTGTTAATACACAGAATTGAAACCAACACCATAAAGATAAATTTTTTCATAAAAGATTTGGTTTTAATTATTAATGTGATTGATATGATTGTTTCAAAGAAATTAGACAAAAATAAAAATACTTCCTTGCGGGGAGGTTTTTATTTTTACAAATATCAAAATTTATTCTTTTAATAAAAATGTTTTAACATTAGTTTTACTCGTTCTTAAAAGATTGGCGGAATAACCTGGTATAGAAGAATTGTGGCAAGAGGTAAGCTCATTCTCATTTACACATTATTAATATATCATGAATAAACCGGTATCGTATCGGTATAAAAAAACCTCTGTATGATTACAGAGGTTTTTAGGATAATTAAATAGCTAGTTATTTCGTAATAGTTACTTTTTTTATGATAGTAGATTTATCAGATTTAAGTTTTACAAAATATACTCCCTGGCAAAAATCTGAAGCATCAATATGAATAGAGTTATTGTCATTGATTTTCTTCTCAAATAGCTTTTCTCCAATAATATTAATAATGCAGAGATTAACATTTTGATTATTTAAATTAGAAAAATTAATATCAAATGCACCGGAACTAGGATTCGGAAAAATATTGAAATCTACATCGGGAATTTCATAGGTGCCTACATTCGGGTCAATTAAAGCAGTAACGGGAGTTCTTGCGCTGGTACATAAAGTAGAAGTTTGTTCAACCTGCCAGTTGTAAAAGTAATAGTAATATGCCGTTGCTGTAGATCCGGCTGTATTTCCTGTAATGGAAATTAAATTTGAAACGGTGTAAGGATATACAGCTCCTGCATTATCTCTCCAGAAATTACATGCTGCCGATGCTCCAAGTCTATAGCCTGTACCGCTTGGCACATTAAGGTTTAATGTGATTACCTGTTCTCCTGTTGTAGTAATGTTTATAGTTACTGAATCTATCCCGACTCCGCTGCTGTTTGCTAACCAGATGGTTTTATTACCTGTAGAATTTGCATAAACCTTAACAGTTTTAATGGTAAGAGGTGCTAATGCATCAAATATCATAGCCAACCTTGAAGTGCTGGTGTAATATCCGCCTGTTGTGGTTTTAGCTGTTAATCCAGCTGATTGTGTCGGATATGTTGTGCCAACATCATTTTGTACATAGTATGTTGTAGTGGCGGATATTGTTGGCGAATAGGTTGCGCCTGTATTTACAATAGTTCCACCTGTTGCCTGGTTATACCAGTTAAGTGTTCCGCTACCTGATGCACTTAAATATGCAGTTCCTGCAACTGGTATCGTATCTCCAATAGTAGTAGGAGAAGTAGGAGCATCAATATTAATAAAAGAAGTTTTGGTTATTGAGTCATTGCCGCAAGTGCCTCCATATGCTACTAATTTTACATCAAAAACTCCTTCTGTGTTATATGTATGTGAGGGGCTGGCCTGAGTGCTGGTTGTTCCATCACCAAAATTCCACAAATATGACGAAGCACCTGAACTTTGATTTGTAAATTGAATGGTTGCAGGAACAGAACAAGATGTACTGTTAGCTGATGTAAATCCTGAAACAGTTACTCCGCTTGTTGAAGCAGCGCCCACACCTACAGCATACCATGCATTTTCAACAGCAGCAAGCTCGGGGGAACATGTGCCGGGGTAGAGATCGTTACAAGCTTGAATAGAATAGGTCCGAGCAGCAGCATAATCAGATGATGAGGTTAAATAGTTTGTTAACGTGCGAAATGCAATAGCGGCGGCTTTAGTCATTCCGATTGCACTTACATTATAAGCATTTCCTTTGTCATTAGTGCCTGAACCACCTTGGGTTAATAAATAAAACCAGTATGCCATAGGTCCATTATTATAATGAACGCCTCCGTTATCGCTGGTACCTGTATACCAGTTAGTGCCTTCGTAAGTATCAGGTAATGAATATGCATTTGGGTTTGAAATATCTCTTACAATAACTCCAATATCTTCGCCCATTGACCAGTTAGCAGCTGCTGGTTTTGCATACCATTCTATACAGGTTCCGAAAATATCACTGTACCCTTCACTTAATGCTCCTGATTCATCCTGGTAGGTGAGGTTTGCTGTGTTTGATGTTAATCCATGAGTTATTTCATGTCCACAAATATCAATTGATGTTAAAGGTCCGTATGTATCACTGCCAGATGTTCCGCCATCGCCAAAAACCATATAGCTTCCGCTCCAATAAGCATTAATATAA contains:
- a CDS encoding M4 family metallopeptidase encodes the protein MKKTIFLILTGIFMQYLSNAQFITGSEAKKIVNSAESVVLINDDYLPSLINFSKGQEIDLSDLQSWLINNFDLPSSFDLKFTKSENDQIGYTHYRYQQTYNGYPVIGGDYIAHVKNNKVVSVNGKIKKYVEASTNVSINESVALQKALGYVNAKVYQWEIPQEEKNLQYLLDDSKATYYPKGEMVIVPENGKFSSDKYYLAYRFDIFANQPLSRDYIYVDVNTGKIIAKHNRINTTDVQGTAVTKYSGTQTITTDQQSTSSYRLRETSRGNGIQTLNLKNGTSTSSAVDFTDTDNNWNNVNTSKDEVATDAHWAAEKTYDYFYNTYGRNSIDGNGYKLMLYVHYSSNYINAYWSGSYMVFGDGGTSGSDTYGPLTSIDICGHEITHGLTSNTANLTYQDESGALSEGYSDIFGTCIEWYAKPAAANWSMGEDIGVIVRDISNPNAYSLPDTYEGTNWYTGTSDNGGVHYNNGPMAYWFYLLTQGGSGTNDKGNAYNVSAIGMTKAAAIAFRTLTNYLTSSSDYAAARTYSIQACNDLYPGTCSPELAAVENAWYAVGVGAASTSGVTVSGFTSANSTSCSVPATIQFTNQSSGASSYLWNFGDGTTSTQASPSHTYNTEGVFDVKLVAYGGTCGNDSITKTSFINIDAPTSPTTIGDTIPVAGTAYLSASGSGTLNWYNQATGGTIVNTGATYSPTISATTTYYVQNDVGTTYPTQSAGLTAKTTTGGYYTSTSRLAMIFDALAPLTIKTVKVYANSTGNKTIWLANSSGVGIDSVTINITTTGEQVITLNLNVPSGTGYRLGASAACNFWRDNAGAVYPYTVSNLISITGNTAGSTATAYYYYFYNWQVEQTSTLCTSARTPVTALIDPNVGTYEIPDVDFNIFPNPSSGAFDINFSNLNNQNVNLCIINIIGEKLFEKKINDNNSIHIDASDFCQGVYFVKLKSDKSTIIKKVTITK